Within the Thermosynechococcus sichuanensis E542 genome, the region AGTCAAAGGTGACCGTACCGGCCTTGGGCGACGGCATTAACCCCCGCGGCCCCAGAATCCGTCCCACTTTGGCCACTTGGGGCATCATATCGGGGGTGGCAATGAGAAGATCAAAGTCCATCCGCCCCTTTTGAATTTCGTCAATGAGTTCCTCTGAACCTACGACATCAGCACCAGCGGCACTGGCTTCGGTCACTTTTTCACCACGGGCAATGACCGCCACGCGAATGGTTTGCCCGGTGCCTTTGGGGAGTGCCACGGTGGTACGCAATTGTTGGTCTGTATATTTGGGGTCAATGCCCAAGCGGATGTGGGCTTCCGCTGATTCAGGGAATTTGGCTGTGGCCGTTTCCTTAAGCAGTTGCAAGGCCTCAAGGGGAGCGTAGGGACGATCCTCCACCTTGGCATAGAGTTCGCGCAGTCGTCGCGAGAGTTTACGCATTAGAATTTACCTCCACGGGGTACTAACGAAACGAAGTTTCTCCCCCAACACAACAAGGGACTCAACAGGAACACACTTAGAAAGCTTTAGTCGGTAATGGTCACGCCCATATTGCGAGCGGTGCCTTCAATAATCCGCATAGCCGCTTCAATGTCGTTGGCATTGAGATCCGGCATTTTCTTCTCAGCAATTTCCCGCAGTTGGGCACGGGTGATGCTGCCCACTTTTTTCTTGTTGGGTTCGCCGGAGCCTTTTTCAATGCCCGCCGCCTTTTGAATCAGCACGGAAGCGGGCGGAGTTTTGAGAACAAAGGTGAAACTGCGATCTTCATAGACCGAAATTTCAACGGGAACCACCATCCCTGCTTGATCGGCGGTGCGAGCATTGTACTCTTTGCAGAACATCATGATGTTCACACCGTGCTGACCAAGGGCCGGACCAATGGGGGGAGCAGGGTTGGCTTTACCCGCTTGAATGGCAAGTTTGATAACTGCGACGACCTTTTTCGCCATAGTGAGTTAGCGTCCTAATCTACTTTTTCCACTTGAGTCACTTCGAGTTCGACCGGCGTTTCGCGGCCAAAAATCGAGAGTAATGCTTTCAGTTTGCTGCGCTCAGCACTGACTTCAATCACCTCTCCCTCAAAGTCCTTAAACGGACCATTGAGAACTTTGATCTTATCACCACTATTGAGATCAATGCGGTGAACCGGTTCTTGTTCTTGGGCTTTACGGAAGATGCGATCTACTTCCGCCGGACTCAGGGGCATGGGCTTGACGTGACCGCGGCCGCGGCCTGTACTGCGGCGTTGCTCAGCACCAACGAAGTTAATCACATTGGGGGTGTTTTTAATCACCTGCCAAGCTTCATCATCAATTTGCCATTCACCGGTTTCGGGGGACTGCTGTGCCCGCACTTGCACCAGAACGTAACCGGGAAACACTTTTTCCTCAACAGTTTGCCGCGAGCCATCTTTCTTGATTTTGATGACGGGGGTTTGGGGAATTTCAATGCGAAAGATGCGATCGGCCACATCCAGCGTATGGAGCCGCTGCTCGATGGTGCTTTTCACTTTTTTTTCGCAGCCAGAGGCCACCTGCACGGCATACCAAAACCGTTTGACCTTGACGGCCTGATCCCCTTCAACCACTTCAACAGTGTCGTCAAGCGGATCGCTCAGATCGGAATGATCAGTCAATTCACTCACCATAGGCGCGTACTCGTAGAAGTCTTTGGCTGTCTAGAAAATCAGTGTGGCCAGCCAACGAAAGAGTTCATCCACTAGGTAGATGACCGCAGCCGAAAGGGAAACGATAAGAATCACTGCCGCAGATTCGCCAATCAGACGCTGGCGATCAGGCCACACCACTTTGCTGAGTTCTTCCTTGGTTTCGCGGAAAAACTCGGTTAGATTAAAGCCACTAGTGGGCTTTTCGCCTTCGGTACTCTTGGTCACGGCGGCACTCCTTAGGGCGGGGGCAGCCCGTTGCTACCCGTTTAATTCAGCGCGATTTATTATCATAGCAGGTTTCTTCTTTTTAGGAAATCCCGATGTTTGATTGCCTGCGATCGCGCACCCTCACGACGGCCATGGGTGAGGTGGCCTACGTCACGAATGATCTGAGTAATGTTAACCATGCCCGGCCGCCGCTATTTTTTTGGCATGGCTTTGGTGGTGGCTCGAGCCGCTATGAGTGGTCGGCGGTTTATCCGGCCTTTGCAGCCGAGTATCCCCTTTTTGCTTTGGATTTGCCCGGTTGGGGCGCCTCTGAGCATCGCGATCAACCCTATACAGTGGCGGCTTATGGGGATCACTTGCTAGAGTGCCTTGGTCAATTGACGGCAGAACCAGCGGTGGTAATCACGTCGTCACTGACAGCAGCCTTTGCCATCCAAGGGGCGATCGCCCATCCCCAACGCTTCCGTGGCCTGATTCTCACCTGTCCTACAGGGTTGAGTGATTTTGGTCAAGATTACCGCCAGACCCCCCTTGCCCAGATTGCCCGCCAGCCCTATGTGGATATTGCCTTTTATCGCCTCGGCGTGGCCAATGCCCTAAGTGTGCAGTCCTTTATGGCCAATCAACAGTTTGCCCACCCTAGCCGCATCAGCCCGGAAATGGTTGCCACCTATACCGCAGTAGCGCAGTCAGCGGGGGCAGAATTTGCTGCGTTGGCCTTTGTGCGGGGGGATCTCTGCTGCGACCTCAGTCGCTTCTTGCCCCATTTGACGGTACCAACCTATATGGTTTGGGGAGAGCAGGCAAAATTGCCCCCTGTGGCCGTAGGTCAACGCTTGGCACAGTTAAATCCTGAGGCGATTCGTGCCTTTGATGTCATTCCAGAGGTGGGACTGACGCCACAACTAGAATGTCCTGCGCTGATGATTGGCTTGATTGATCGTTATCTTCAAAACTTGGTTGGAACTGCTTGAGGGGATCTAACGCTGGGCATTGGCAGTGGCAGG harbors:
- the rplA gene encoding 50S ribosomal protein L1, with translation MRKLSRRLRELYAKVEDRPYAPLEALQLLKETATAKFPESAEAHIRLGIDPKYTDQQLRTTVALPKGTGQTIRVAVIARGEKVTEASAAGADVVGSEELIDEIQKGRMDFDLLIATPDMMPQVAKVGRILGPRGLMPSPKAGTVTFDLPQAIQEFKAGKVEFRADRSGIVHVLFGKASFSAEDLLVNLKALQESIDRNRPSGAKGRYWRSVYVAATMGPSIQVDINALRELKLAEAA
- the rplK gene encoding 50S ribosomal protein L11; translation: MAKKVVAVIKLAIQAGKANPAPPIGPALGQHGVNIMMFCKEYNARTADQAGMVVPVEISVYEDRSFTFVLKTPPASVLIQKAAGIEKGSGEPNKKKVGSITRAQLREIAEKKMPDLNANDIEAAMRIIEGTARNMGVTITD
- the nusG gene encoding transcription termination/antitermination protein NusG, with product MVSELTDHSDLSDPLDDTVEVVEGDQAVKVKRFWYAVQVASGCEKKVKSTIEQRLHTLDVADRIFRIEIPQTPVIKIKKDGSRQTVEEKVFPGYVLVQVRAQQSPETGEWQIDDEAWQVIKNTPNVINFVGAEQRRSTGRGRGHVKPMPLSPAEVDRIFRKAQEQEPVHRIDLNSGDKIKVLNGPFKDFEGEVIEVSAERSKLKALLSIFGRETPVELEVTQVEKVD
- the secE gene encoding preprotein translocase subunit SecE — its product is MTKSTEGEKPTSGFNLTEFFRETKEELSKVVWPDRQRLIGESAAVILIVSLSAAVIYLVDELFRWLATLIF
- a CDS encoding alpha/beta fold hydrolase translates to MFDCLRSRTLTTAMGEVAYVTNDLSNVNHARPPLFFWHGFGGGSSRYEWSAVYPAFAAEYPLFALDLPGWGASEHRDQPYTVAAYGDHLLECLGQLTAEPAVVITSSLTAAFAIQGAIAHPQRFRGLILTCPTGLSDFGQDYRQTPLAQIARQPYVDIAFYRLGVANALSVQSFMANQQFAHPSRISPEMVATYTAVAQSAGAEFAALAFVRGDLCCDLSRFLPHLTVPTYMVWGEQAKLPPVAVGQRLAQLNPEAIRAFDVIPEVGLTPQLECPALMIGLIDRYLQNLVGTA